One window of the Rhipicephalus sanguineus isolate Rsan-2018 chromosome 4, BIME_Rsan_1.4, whole genome shotgun sequence genome contains the following:
- the LOC119390063 gene encoding cytochrome P450 3A41 has product MLHAILLVLLSIVFLIVGILAKTFTFWKGKGIPYLSFFEYIRAVRDNFTGELNKVALRNYKRYGRIYGSYQGLIPSLVVSDPDVLREICVKDFKSFVNKSDDKVSGNTLWDQMVLHQQNEEWKNTRSSLSPMFTTAKLKSMVPKMTKTMDRFTKLLLTKLNTRQPANLCQLLEKSAMDLYTSLIFDLDIDSHVDTEHPMLKCYSGFLSAPGGWRLLMMTTLPRLFKAFRVEFPNKGDSQYALDFTKHLIERRLRENEKHDDALQMYMDTKMQQNGKGGVQLSESAMNDISAQCMCLFIAGSDSIALTVTCAAYSLALHPDIQEAVINEVDAAASIFIYVKHTRARLLFFFTGRTAPDHKRLSYLRPFLSQRLYPKPDEATYESLRSMVLLDAVVSETLRMYSPTSVLTRICSRSTTIAGVRFTPGMRVEIPAHAMHYDPEFFPEPESFKPERFLPEHKDSINTYTYLPFGVGPRSCIGMRMGMVQVKYILYRLLQNVTFEPCAETQVPLSFAKGKVLLEPNPPIQLKIVPRARRQSSGSSNTPTAQG; this is encoded by the exons ATGTTGCACGCCATCCTGCTCGTCCTCCTCAGCATCGTCTTTCTCATAGTCGG AATTCTCGCAAAGACCTTTACATTTTGGAAAGGGAAGGGCATTCCTTACTTGTCTTTCTTTGAGTACATCCGAGCAGTTCGCGACAACTTCACGGGA GAGCTCAATAAAGTTGCACTCCGAAATTACAAGCGTTATGGCCGGATATACGG GTCATACCAGGGCCTCATACCAAGCCTCGTTGTCTCTGACCCAGATGTGCTGAGAGAAATTTGCGTCAAAGATTTTAAGTCATTTGTCAACAAGTCG GATGACAAAGTATCGGGAAATACCCTTTGGGATCAAATGGTCTTGCACCAGCAAAACGAAGAGTGGAAAAATACACGTAGTTCGCTGTCTCCGATGTTCACCACGGCCAAATTGAAATCG ATGGTGCCAAAGATGACGAAGACAATGGACAGGTTTACGAAATTGCTGCTGACGAAGCTTAATACACGGCAGCCAGCAAATCTCTGTCA ATTGCTGGAAAAGTCGGCCATGGACTTGTACACATCACTCATCTTTGACCTGGACATTGACAGCCACGTCGACACTGAGCATCCAATGCTCAAATGCTACAGCGGCTTCCTGAGTGCTCCTGGAGGCTGGAGACTACTCATGATGA CCACTCTCCCCAGACTTTTCAAGGCGTTTAGGGTGGAATTTCCTAACAAGGGGGACTCTCAGTATGCGCTGGATTTCACTAAACACTTAATAGAACGGAGACTACGAGAAAATGAG AAACATGATGACGCACTCCAAATGTACATGGACACTAAGATGCAGCAGAATGGGAAAGGAGGTGTCCAACTTTCAG AATCTGCAATGAACGACATCTCGGCTCAGTGCATGTGCCTGTTTATCGCTGGGAGCGACTCTATAGCTCTGACTGTGACCTGTGCGGCGTATTCGCTGGCTCTGCACCCAGACATTCAAGAGGCGGTGATAAATGAAGTTGACGCTGCGGCAAGTATATTTATATACGTCAAACACACGAGAGCAcgactgcttttctttttcacgGGAAGAACAGCGCCGGATCACAAAAGGCTCTCTTATCTGCGCCCTTTTTTATCCCAACGCCTTTATCCGAAGCCG GACGAGGCAACGTACGAGTCTCTGCGGTCAATGGTGCTGCTCGATGCTGTGGTCAGTGAAACGCTGAGGATGTACTCGCCGACGTCAGT GCTGACAAGGATATGCTCGCGAAGCACAACGATTGCCGGAGTCCGCTTCACGCCAGGGATGCGTGTTGAGATTCCTGCACACGCGATGCATTACGACCCTGAATTTTTCCCCGAACCAGAAAGCTTCAAGCCAGAAAG GTTCTTGCCGGAGCACAAGGATTCGATCAACACTTACACGTATCTTCCCTTCGGAGTGGGTCCACGAAGttgcataggcatgcgcatgGGCATGGTGCAAGTGAAGTACATTCTCTACCGCCTCCTGCAGAACGTTACTTTCGAACCCTGCGCAGAAACACAG GTTCCCCTTTCTTTCGCCAAAGGCAAGGTCCTTCTGGAGCCCAACCCACCGATCCAGCTGAAGATTGTGCCACGAGCCCGGCGCCAATCCTCAGGCTCGTCAAACACTCCGACGGCGCAAGGCTGA